In Comamonadaceae bacterium OS-1, a single window of DNA contains:
- the lptB_1 gene encoding lipopolysaccharide export system ATP-binding protein LptB, which yields MSQSLLKVTDLKKAYGAIQAVGGVSFEVQPGEIFGVIGPNGSGKTTLFNSMLGQITPDTGKIELNGEDVTQCGPLELNRRGIGRTFQTLQVFGKMSVRDNLIVAAQEHRGSMFSRMFAPSDSGLGAKADALIKRFRIEHVADKKAGELSYGQQKLVDIAMAFMSEPDLVLLDEPCAGVNPSLVGGISTLLKDLNRNPASGKKSSFVVIEHNMDFVMDLCHRIMVMVEGKVMAIGTPAEIRGNKQVLDAYLGA from the coding sequence ATGAGCCAGTCCCTTCTCAAGGTCACCGACCTGAAAAAAGCCTACGGTGCCATCCAGGCCGTGGGCGGTGTGAGCTTCGAGGTCCAGCCCGGCGAAATCTTCGGCGTGATCGGCCCCAACGGCTCGGGCAAGACCACGCTGTTCAACAGCATGCTGGGCCAGATCACCCCCGACACCGGCAAGATCGAGCTCAACGGCGAAGACGTGACCCAGTGCGGCCCGCTGGAGCTGAACCGCCGCGGCATTGGCCGCACCTTCCAGACCCTGCAGGTCTTCGGCAAGATGAGCGTGCGCGACAACCTGATCGTCGCCGCCCAGGAGCACCGGGGCAGCATGTTCAGCCGCATGTTCGCACCCAGCGACTCGGGGCTGGGAGCCAAGGCCGACGCACTCATCAAGCGCTTTCGCATCGAGCATGTAGCCGACAAGAAGGCCGGTGAGCTCAGCTACGGCCAGCAAAAGCTGGTGGACATCGCCATGGCCTTCATGAGCGAACCGGACCTGGTGCTGCTGGACGAACCCTGCGCGGGCGTAAACCCTAGCCTGGTGGGTGGTATTTCCACCCTGCTGAAGGACCTGAACCGCAACCCGGCTAGCGGCAAGAAAAGCAGCTTTGTGGTCATCGAGCACAACATGGACTTCGTGATGGACCTGTGCCACCGGATCATGGTGATGGTGGAGGGCAAGGTGATGGCCATTGGAACGCCTGCCGAAATCCGGGGTAACAAGCAGGTGCTTGATGCCTATTTGGGGGCCTAG
- the livH_1 gene encoding high-affinity branched-chain amino acid transport system permease protein LivH codes for MTDFLQLFFSGLATGGIYALAALGFTLLWQAAGTINFAQGEFVMLPAFMMLAFINMGAPFLVSFLLTCIVATAVLGWAFKRGIVDPLFKFSMMPIVVATIGLSIALRNGMRAGYSAEAHPFPSLFADKLFNIAGVTITLADVGTLVLALLLVFATQAFLQKTITGRAMQAVAQNTESASVLGINVPRMIFYTFAINAVLACAAAVLVTPTYLAKFDMGESLGNKAFFAAIIGGFNNSRGALLGGLIVGVCENLAAAYISPAYKDAVALVIFMVVILFKPQGLLGKKEERKV; via the coding sequence GTGACCGACTTTCTCCAACTCTTCTTCAGTGGCCTGGCCACCGGGGGCATTTACGCGCTGGCGGCACTGGGCTTTACGCTCCTGTGGCAGGCGGCAGGCACCATCAACTTCGCCCAGGGCGAGTTCGTGATGCTGCCGGCCTTCATGATGCTGGCCTTTATCAACATGGGTGCGCCCTTCCTGGTGAGCTTTTTGCTGACCTGCATCGTGGCCACCGCCGTACTGGGCTGGGCCTTCAAGCGCGGCATCGTGGACCCGCTGTTCAAGTTCAGCATGATGCCCATCGTGGTGGCCACCATCGGCCTGAGCATCGCCCTGCGCAACGGCATGCGGGCCGGTTACAGCGCAGAGGCCCACCCCTTCCCCAGCCTGTTTGCCGACAAGCTGTTCAACATCGCCGGGGTCACCATCACCCTGGCCGACGTGGGCACGCTGGTGCTGGCGCTGCTGCTGGTGTTTGCCACCCAGGCCTTCCTGCAAAAAACCATCACCGGCCGCGCCATGCAGGCGGTGGCGCAAAACACCGAGAGCGCCAGCGTGCTCGGCATCAACGTGCCGCGCATGATCTTCTACACCTTTGCCATCAACGCGGTGCTGGCCTGCGCGGCGGCGGTGCTGGTCACGCCCACCTACCTGGCCAAGTTCGACATGGGTGAAAGCCTGGGCAACAAGGCATTTTTTGCGGCCATCATCGGCGGCTTCAACAACTCGCGCGGTGCCCTCTTGGGCGGGCTGATCGTGGGCGTGTGCGAGAACCTGGCTGCGGCCTATATCTCGCCCGCCTACAAGGACGCGGTGGCGCTGGTGATCTTCATGGTGGTGATTCTGTTCAAGCCGCAAGGTCTGCTGGGCAAGAAGGAAGAGAGAAAAGTATGA
- the braC_2 gene encoding leucine-, isoleucine-, valine-, threonine-, and alanine-binding protein, protein MTKRITLKLIAACAIAACASGAFAQQTIKIANIVELSGAGATAGTNFKNGEELAVKEINADGGILGKKIETITTDTQSNPGVAKGLTQKAVDNDVFAIFGPVFSGSIMVSMAESRRAEIPNFTGGEAASITQQGNPYVFRTSFTQATAMPKVARYINEVTKAKTLAIIFVNNDFGKGGLDSIKKALASTDTKIVAEISTDSGQVDFSAPVLKAKQSNADALFVYSNEEESARALRELRKQGWTKPIIGETTLTGQKVIDLAGDAANGAIAHVGLTVDAPIPAIRAFRAKFEKAYGYTSDHNGMKGYSGVYALKAAIEKVGKLDRKAVAAALHGLKVSTDKYPGVLMNVEFDKNGDLDRESFMVEVKNGKQEVIAMVPPLNAANVNAKMPAAAAKK, encoded by the coding sequence ATGACCAAACGTATCACTCTTAAATTGATAGCTGCCTGCGCCATTGCAGCCTGCGCCAGCGGCGCTTTTGCCCAACAAACCATCAAGATTGCCAACATCGTGGAGCTATCGGGTGCGGGGGCCACGGCAGGTACCAACTTCAAGAACGGCGAAGAGCTGGCGGTCAAGGAAATCAATGCCGACGGCGGCATCCTGGGCAAGAAGATCGAGACCATCACCACCGACACGCAAAGCAACCCCGGCGTGGCCAAGGGCCTGACGCAAAAAGCGGTGGACAACGATGTGTTCGCCATCTTCGGCCCGGTGTTCTCGGGCTCCATCATGGTCAGCATGGCAGAAAGCCGCCGTGCCGAGATCCCCAACTTCACCGGCGGCGAGGCAGCCAGCATCACCCAGCAGGGCAACCCCTATGTGTTCCGCACCAGCTTCACCCAGGCCACCGCCATGCCCAAGGTGGCGCGCTACATCAATGAAGTGACCAAGGCCAAAACCCTGGCCATCATTTTTGTGAACAACGACTTCGGCAAGGGCGGGCTGGACTCCATCAAGAAGGCCCTGGCCAGCACCGATACCAAGATCGTCGCCGAGATCTCCACCGACAGCGGCCAGGTCGACTTCTCGGCCCCGGTGCTCAAGGCCAAGCAAAGCAATGCCGACGCGTTGTTCGTCTATTCCAACGAAGAAGAATCCGCCCGTGCCCTGCGCGAGTTGCGCAAACAGGGCTGGACCAAACCCATCATCGGTGAGACCACCCTCACCGGCCAGAAGGTCATCGACCTGGCAGGCGACGCGGCCAACGGCGCAATTGCCCACGTGGGCCTGACAGTGGACGCGCCCATCCCGGCCATCCGCGCCTTCCGCGCCAAGTTTGAAAAGGCGTATGGCTACACCTCGGACCACAACGGCATGAAGGGCTACAGCGGCGTGTACGCGCTCAAGGCCGCCATCGAGAAGGTGGGCAAGCTCGACCGCAAGGCGGTAGCCGCCGCCCTGCACGGCCTGAAGGTGTCTACCGACAAATACCCCGGCGTGCTGATGAACGTCGAGTTCGATAAAAACGGCGACCTGGACCGCGAAAGCTTCATGGTGGAAGTGAAGAACGGCAAGCAGGAAGTGATCGCCATGGTGCCGCCGCTGAACGCGGCCAACGTCAACGCCAAGATGCCTGCGGCTGCGGCGAAGAAGTAA
- the aroE_2 gene encoding shikimate dehydrogenase (NADP(+)), producing MPSTTPTSSPVHAIDGHTRVYFIVGHPIEQVQAPTSFNRIFALLGINAVLVPVQVAPADLQAFVKTAFAAPNVHGLWVTIPHKAAMLDALHSMSDIARMAGAVNGVRRRADGTLEGGLFDGEGFVASLGYFGIAYASQRVLVLGAGGAAAAIGASLALAGAQAPAEIAFFDPSTQRATEVAARITAGSPVKAFAAINNDPAGFDVVINASPLGLKATDPLPCDVARLDAGAALVDILMKNQPTPLVRAARARGLQAEPGFEMLIQQTHCYLDFFGFTDAAQKIREDANFLRELMYPAELLGEIRKTA from the coding sequence ATGCCCTCCACCACCCCTACCAGTTCGCCCGTGCACGCCATCGACGGCCACACCCGCGTGTACTTCATCGTCGGCCATCCGATCGAGCAGGTGCAGGCCCCCACCAGCTTCAACCGCATTTTTGCGCTGCTGGGCATCAACGCGGTGCTGGTGCCGGTGCAGGTCGCCCCGGCCGATCTGCAGGCCTTTGTGAAAACCGCTTTTGCCGCCCCCAATGTGCACGGCCTGTGGGTCACCATTCCGCACAAGGCCGCCATGCTGGACGCGCTGCACAGCATGTCCGACATCGCCCGCATGGCCGGTGCGGTCAACGGCGTGCGGCGCCGGGCCGACGGCACACTCGAAGGCGGCCTGTTCGACGGCGAAGGTTTTGTCGCCAGCCTGGGCTACTTTGGCATTGCCTACGCATCCCAACGCGTGCTGGTCTTAGGCGCAGGCGGTGCGGCGGCCGCGATTGGTGCATCGCTAGCGCTGGCGGGTGCCCAGGCCCCGGCAGAAATCGCGTTTTTTGACCCCAGCACCCAGCGCGCCACCGAGGTGGCCGCACGCATCACTGCAGGCTCGCCCGTCAAGGCTTTTGCGGCCATCAACAACGACCCCGCCGGGTTTGACGTGGTCATCAACGCCTCGCCCCTGGGTTTGAAGGCCACCGACCCCCTGCCTTGCGACGTGGCGCGCCTGGATGCGGGCGCGGCGCTGGTGGATATTTTGATGAAGAACCAGCCCACCCCCCTGGTGCGCGCCGCCCGCGCCCGCGGCCTGCAGGCCGAGCCGGGTTTTGAGATGCTGATCCAGCAAACCCATTGCTACCTGGATTTTTTTGGCTTCACCGATGCGGCCCAAAAGATACGCGAAGATGCCAATTTCTTGCGCGAACTGATGTACCCCGCCGAGCTGCTCGGCGAAATTCGCAAAACTGCCTGA
- the pobR_1 gene encoding p-hydroxybenzoate hydroxylase transcriptional activator: MTASLSAPDALDRRDWIAGLEKGLALLESFSEAHPRMTATQAAQRGGLTRTAARRYLLTLAHLGYVGTDGKLFWLTPRVLRLGQSYLDSARLPRIVQPFLQRVTAGTMEVAYLSVLDGDDIVYIARNGPSRSMNTGYVLGGRVQAQVTAAGLMVLAQRTPEQREQWLAQRVLQTYTPHTITDKEQLRTALVHIRAQDWALSEQQLELNYRGIAVPLRDRNGDAVAALSVTMPMGHEPTADAVARVLPVLRETAQAMRNLI, translated from the coding sequence ATGACAGCTTCACTTTCCGCACCCGATGCTCTGGACCGCCGCGACTGGATCGCCGGGCTAGAGAAAGGCCTGGCCTTGCTCGAGTCCTTCAGCGAAGCCCATCCGCGCATGACTGCCACCCAGGCCGCCCAGCGCGGCGGCCTGACCCGCACCGCCGCGCGCCGCTACCTGCTGACGCTGGCGCACCTGGGCTATGTGGGCACCGATGGCAAGCTGTTCTGGTTGACCCCGCGGGTGCTGCGCCTGGGCCAGAGCTACCTGGATTCGGCCCGGTTGCCGCGCATCGTGCAGCCGTTTTTGCAGCGCGTGACGGCGGGCACCATGGAAGTGGCCTATTTGAGCGTGCTGGACGGCGACGACATCGTCTACATCGCCCGCAATGGCCCCAGCCGCAGCATGAACACCGGCTACGTGCTGGGCGGACGGGTGCAGGCCCAGGTCACGGCGGCGGGCCTGATGGTGCTGGCCCAGCGCACGCCAGAGCAGCGCGAGCAGTGGCTGGCCCAGCGCGTACTGCAAACCTACACGCCCCACACCATCACCGACAAAGAGCAGTTGCGTACCGCGCTGGTCCACATCCGCGCGCAGGATTGGGCCCTGTCCGAGCAGCAGCTGGAGCTGAACTACCGCGGCATCGCCGTGCCCCTGCGCGACCGCAATGGCGATGCGGTCGCCGCCCTGAGCGTCACCATGCCCATGGGCCATGAGCCTACCGCCGATGCCGTCGCCCGCGTGCTGCCCGTGCTGCGGGAGACGGCCCAGGCGATGCGTAACCTGATCTGA
- the mhbT gene encoding 3-hydroxybenzoate transporter MhbT, protein MQQDIRKSIDEGAMGRFQWLAVAICVMLVMLDGFDVLVMAFTASSISAEWHLTGAQLGLLFSAGLVGMAAGSLLLAPQADRYGRQAIILVCLALITVGMLLSALAQSSLQLGLLRALTGVGIGGMLASVGVITAEYSSHKWRSTCVAFQATGYPIGATLGGMVAAVLLTHYGWRSVFVFGGLTTLVMVPVVLWMLPESVDFLLAKQPQGALGKVNTLLRKMQRPVLQSLPARSVPVAGVAPVGGFSSLFSPAILRSTLLIWSAFFLLMFSFYFALSWTPKLLVAAGLSAQQGITGGVLLNLGGIVGGTLFGVLASRLDLGRLTASCLAITAVAMAVFGYVTGALDLAFMAAFGIGMFIFGGMAGLYSFAPIIYPAAVRTTGMGWAIGIGRMGAILAPLTAGVLLDSGWAPPQLYYVFAVPLLLAVVAVLAIRAKTPTADRASGTLAAAH, encoded by the coding sequence ATGCAACAAGACATTCGAAAATCCATCGACGAAGGGGCCATGGGCCGCTTTCAGTGGCTGGCGGTGGCCATCTGCGTGATGCTAGTGATGCTGGACGGGTTTGACGTGCTGGTGATGGCATTCACGGCGTCCAGCATTTCGGCCGAATGGCATTTGACCGGCGCGCAGCTGGGCCTGCTGTTCAGCGCCGGGCTGGTGGGCATGGCGGCGGGCTCGCTGCTGCTGGCACCCCAGGCCGACCGCTATGGCCGCCAGGCCATCATTCTGGTGTGCCTGGCGCTGATCACCGTTGGCATGTTGCTGTCGGCCTTGGCGCAGAGCAGCCTGCAGCTGGGCCTGCTGCGCGCGCTCACTGGCGTGGGCATTGGCGGCATGCTGGCCAGCGTGGGCGTGATCACGGCGGAATATTCTTCGCACAAATGGCGCAGCACCTGCGTGGCCTTCCAGGCCACCGGCTACCCCATCGGGGCCACCCTGGGCGGCATGGTGGCGGCGGTGCTGCTGACGCACTACGGCTGGCGCTCGGTGTTTGTGTTTGGCGGCCTGACCACCTTGGTGATGGTGCCGGTGGTGCTGTGGATGCTGCCGGAATCGGTGGACTTTTTGCTGGCCAAGCAGCCCCAGGGTGCGCTGGGCAAAGTCAACACCTTGCTGCGCAAGATGCAGCGCCCGGTGCTGCAAAGCCTGCCTGCACGGTCGGTGCCGGTAGCCGGTGTCGCCCCGGTGGGTGGCTTCTCGTCTTTGTTTTCGCCTGCCATCCTGCGCTCTACGCTGCTGATCTGGAGCGCTTTCTTCCTGCTGATGTTCAGCTTCTACTTCGCCCTGAGCTGGACGCCCAAGCTGCTGGTGGCCGCAGGCCTGTCGGCCCAGCAGGGTATTACCGGCGGCGTGTTGCTGAACCTGGGCGGTATCGTGGGCGGCACACTCTTTGGCGTGCTGGCTTCGCGCCTGGACCTGGGCCGTTTGACGGCATCCTGCCTGGCCATCACGGCGGTGGCGATGGCAGTGTTTGGCTACGTCACCGGCGCGCTGGACCTGGCCTTCATGGCGGCGTTTGGCATCGGCATGTTCATCTTCGGCGGTATGGCCGGTTTGTATTCGTTTGCGCCCATCATCTACCCGGCGGCGGTGCGCACCACCGGCATGGGCTGGGCCATCGGCATTGGCCGCATGGGTGCCATCCTGGCCCCGCTGACTGCCGGTGTCTTGCTCGACAGCGGCTGGGCACCGCCCCAGCTGTACTACGTGTTCGCCGTTCCGCTGCTGCTGGCTGTAGTGGCGGTGCTGGCCATTCGCGCAAAAACGCCCACGGCAGACCGTGCATCCGGCACACTGGCCGCAGCGCATTAA
- the ddmC gene encoding dicamba O-demethylase, oxygenase component encodes MFPKNAWYVACTPDEITDKPLGRKICGESLVLYLGPEGKATALEDFCPHRGAPLSLGKVENGKLTCGYHGLEMGCDGKTVAMPGQRVRGFPAIRAYPAIERYGFIWVWPGDAALADEAKLHHLEWADNPAWAYGGGLFHINCDYRLMVDNLMDLSHETYVHASSIGQKEIDETPTKTVVNGDEVITSRHMENISAPPFWRMALRGNGLADDVPVDRWQICRFTPPSHVMIEVGVAHAGHGGYEAPDAHKASSIVVDFITPETETSIWYFWGMARHFKPTDTELTASIREGQGKIFSEDLEMLEKQQRNLLAHPERKLLMLNIDSGGVQSRKVIDRLLAAEAPQVAA; translated from the coding sequence ATGTTCCCCAAAAATGCCTGGTACGTCGCCTGCACCCCCGACGAAATCACCGACAAGCCCCTGGGCCGCAAGATCTGCGGCGAATCCCTAGTGCTGTACCTCGGCCCCGAAGGCAAGGCCACTGCGCTGGAAGACTTCTGCCCGCACCGGGGCGCACCCCTGTCGCTGGGCAAGGTGGAAAACGGCAAACTCACCTGCGGCTACCACGGGCTGGAGATGGGCTGCGACGGCAAGACTGTGGCCATGCCCGGCCAGCGCGTGCGCGGTTTCCCGGCCATCCGCGCCTACCCGGCCATCGAGCGCTACGGTTTCATCTGGGTCTGGCCCGGCGACGCGGCTCTGGCCGACGAGGCCAAACTGCACCACCTGGAGTGGGCCGACAACCCCGCCTGGGCCTACGGCGGCGGCCTGTTCCACATTAACTGCGACTACCGGCTGATGGTCGACAACCTGATGGACCTGTCGCACGAAACCTATGTGCACGCCAGCAGCATCGGCCAAAAAGAGATCGACGAAACCCCCACCAAAACCGTGGTGAACGGCGACGAGGTGATCACCAGCCGCCATATGGAAAACATCAGCGCGCCGCCGTTCTGGCGCATGGCATTGCGCGGCAACGGCCTGGCCGACGACGTGCCGGTGGACCGCTGGCAGATCTGCCGCTTCACCCCGCCCAGCCACGTGATGATCGAGGTGGGCGTGGCCCACGCGGGCCACGGCGGCTACGAAGCGCCCGACGCGCACAAGGCATCGTCCATCGTGGTGGACTTCATCACGCCCGAGACCGAAACCTCGATCTGGTACTTCTGGGGCATGGCGCGCCACTTCAAGCCCACCGACACCGAGCTCACCGCCAGCATCCGCGAAGGCCAGGGCAAGATCTTCAGCGAAGACCTGGAGATGCTGGAGAAGCAGCAGCGCAACCTGCTGGCCCACCCGGAACGCAAGCTGCTGATGCTCAACATCGACTCCGGTGGCGTGCAGTCGCGCAAGGTGATCGACCGCCTGCTGGCCGCCGAAGCACCGCAGGTGGCAGCATGA
- the pht2 gene encoding phthalate 4,5-dioxygenase oxygenase reductase subunit, with amino-acid sequence MNAATISVRVARKTQEALDICSYELVATDGTALPGFSAGSHVDVHLPGGLTRQYSLCNDASETHRYLVGVLRDPASRGGSQAMHDTVQEGDVLQISAPKNHFPLAHGASRSLLLAGGIGITPILCMAERLAASAAPFQMHYCSRAQERTAFYERIRASGFASQVHFHFDDGASAQKLSLPDLLAEPQAGVHLYVCGPKGFMDAVLQTARSSGWPEDQLHYEFFSANVAPSADDASFEVKLASSGRVVRIAADQTVAKALALAGVEIPLSCEQGVCGTCLTRVLEGEPDHKDFYLTPEEQAANDQFTPCCSRSKSALLVLDL; translated from the coding sequence ATGAACGCGGCCACCATCAGCGTGCGCGTGGCACGCAAGACGCAGGAAGCGCTGGACATCTGCAGCTACGAGCTGGTGGCCACCGACGGAACGGCGCTGCCGGGTTTTTCGGCCGGCTCGCACGTGGATGTGCACCTGCCCGGCGGGCTGACGCGCCAGTATTCGCTGTGTAACGATGCCAGCGAAACCCACCGCTATCTGGTCGGCGTGCTGCGCGACCCGGCGTCAAGAGGCGGCTCACAGGCCATGCACGACACGGTGCAAGAGGGCGATGTGCTGCAGATCAGCGCGCCCAAAAACCACTTCCCCCTGGCGCACGGTGCCAGCCGCAGCCTGCTGCTGGCGGGCGGCATCGGCATCACGCCGATTCTGTGCATGGCCGAACGCCTGGCCGCCAGCGCTGCGCCGTTCCAGATGCACTACTGCAGTCGCGCCCAGGAGCGCACCGCCTTTTATGAACGCATCCGCGCATCGGGGTTTGCGTCCCAGGTCCATTTCCACTTCGACGATGGTGCCAGCGCACAAAAGCTGTCCTTGCCCGACCTGTTGGCCGAGCCGCAGGCGGGTGTGCACCTGTATGTGTGCGGGCCCAAGGGCTTCATGGACGCGGTGCTGCAGACGGCGCGCTCCAGCGGCTGGCCCGAGGACCAACTGCACTACGAGTTCTTCTCGGCCAACGTGGCACCTTCGGCCGATGACGCAAGTTTTGAGGTCAAGCTGGCCAGCTCGGGCCGGGTGGTGCGCATCGCCGCCGACCAGACCGTGGCCAAGGCGCTGGCCCTGGCGGGGGTGGAGATTCCGCTGTCGTGCGAGCAAGGCGTGTGCGGCACCTGCCTGACCCGCGTGCTGGAGGGCGAGCCCGACCACAAAGACTTCTACCTGACCCCGGAAGAGCAGGCCGCCAACGACCAGTTCACCCCGTGCTGCTCTCGGTCAAAATCAGCGCTTTTAGTGCTGGATTTGTAA
- the hosA gene encoding transcriptional regulator HosA, whose protein sequence is MPLSTLIALQDQPGHLIRRAHQIAVASFHTHLGREVTPVQYALMRTLQDQPGIDQSTLALAVALDTSTTADIAVRLEAKGWITRAVLARGQRSLSLTPEGVALLTSLVDGMAQMQTTLLGGLEPQEQTELLRLLRKFVEPDSRKRQGF, encoded by the coding sequence ATGCCCCTGTCCACCCTGATCGCCCTGCAAGACCAACCCGGCCACCTGATCCGCCGCGCCCACCAGATCGCGGTGGCCAGCTTCCACACCCACCTGGGCCGCGAAGTCACCCCCGTGCAATATGCGCTGATGCGCACGCTGCAAGACCAGCCCGGTATCGACCAGAGCACCCTGGCGTTGGCCGTAGCGCTAGACACCTCCACCACCGCCGACATCGCCGTGCGGCTGGAGGCCAAGGGCTGGATCACCCGCGCCGTGCTGGCCCGCGGCCAGCGCAGCCTGTCGCTCACCCCCGAGGGCGTGGCCCTGCTGACTTCGCTGGTGGACGGCATGGCCCAGATGCAGACCACCTTGCTGGGCGGCCTGGAGCCGCAGGAGCAGACCGAGCTGCTGCGCCTGCTGCGCAAATTTGTCGAGCCAGACTCGCGCAAGCGGCAGGGGTTTTGA